Below is a window of Raphanus sativus cultivar WK10039 unplaced genomic scaffold, ASM80110v3 Scaffold0168, whole genome shotgun sequence DNA.
attttagatatttacatatgactatttatatatattatcaattatttaaaccaacttaaaagtaccatatatattttggatgtttttaaatacattaaatctatatatatatatttttttcgaaTACATTTgggtatccgaaatacttcAAATTCAGATCGAATTCGGTTTtcgttctctaaataccaattttgaataatttagatagttaatcaatttcggttcgagtttggtatttctttttggatcgggatcggttcgattttttggattcgAGTTTTTTGTCCAACTAatatattgacatgaaaaataaatagcaacgtattttataaaaaaatacatccgcacgggcgtgcgggtcaaaatctagtgtagtATTGTGAACAGACCCCAATTGAGTACAAAAAGCAAAAACATTGATTGTAAATTAGAGTTTGTATGCTTTTTATGTGAATAAATAATCTACAAtcattgttcaaaaaaaaaattacaatcaaTTTGATCCGGGTACTCTTATTCcgtttttggaaaaaatatatttatctactAAAAGTAGTATTCTATTGGTGTACTGAGATTTCATTCATTTCAAGAATCAACATGTAGTCAGAAAGGTTTCTACAgattcttagattttttttaaataaaactcaCCAAATAGGAAGTAGTCAAGGCTCTTGTTGGGCATGTATTCATAAATCAACATTTTCTCATCCTTCTCAATGCAGCAACCTATCAACTTCACAAGATTTGTGTGTTGGAGTTTTGCAATAAGCATAGCTTCGTTCTTGAACTCCACTAATCCTTGCCCTGATGCAATAGATAGTCTCTTGATAGCCACTTCTTCCCAATGTATTAACCTCCCCTTCAAGAAAGTAGCCAAAGCATCAATATCTGAGCTGATATCTGAACCTAAAGAACATGTAGTACCTTATATACAGGACCAAAACCTCCTTCACCGAGCTTGTTTGCATCTGAGAAGTAATCTGTTGCCAAGGCTACACTTTCAAAGCTAAAAATCTGAAGCTCGTTGTCATTCTTCCTTGCACTTCTCCTGTGCCGGCCTCTCCTATCAATTCCCAGTTCACGTAGTAGCATTTCTTGGTCTATTGTTGAACCAACCCTCACTGTTTGAAGGCTACTCCGTATGTAACCAGTGACTAAATAAAACAACAAGACTCTCAGTTTTCAGAAGAACAAACATGCTTATACAAAAGTTAATCAGCTAAAAGCATTACTTTGTGGAATGACTTTTCTCCATAAAAAGTTGAACATACTGCGAAATAAGACAGTTACtggatcaaacaaacaaaagaaacaaaactgaTGTTAGCAAAGATCAAGATTGATAACAAGGAGTTGGGAGTGATTCTGAATACAAAAattcacattttattttaaatttcctcAAAACAAGAAAGATGATAAACCAAGTCACTGGTATCAATAGGAACACTGATACCACAACAACTAGCCAAGTTGCTGCCTTTTCCATCTCTTGGACTCTCTTAACTCCTGTACTCAAGAAAACTTAGTGTCAACCAAGATTTGCTGCCTCTACTTTTGACACTTAGATAAAAATGTAGATTGTTTACCTTTTACACGAATATGTATAGTTACTGGACTATGAGAAGACGTCATGTTGCCATCAATGGTAGGGTTAGTGCTCCAAATTTGGCAGCCCGTACCATCCATACGGGTTGAAGCATAAGCAATACAAGAACAGTTTTGGAGACATTTAACATAGCAATCGTATGAACTTAACTTCCCACCAGTCTCATTAAGTACAAATCCATTTCCTGATACAGAAGATATTGCATCTCTGAATGTATAACCAAAGCTTGAGCAAAATCTCTTCCTTGATGTCATCTCCGTGAAATAGTAACTAGACGACGACTGTAGACAGTCCCAAAACTCGGATACAGGCTCCAGGAATACGTAACTTGCACGCAAACAAACGCTGGAATGTTTACGGTAACAACCAACTTCAAGATAATCTTCACCAAAAACAAAGGGAGAGCACTTGACATGATCTAGACTTCCATTAATCCAGTTAAACTGCAAAGTTCCCTCTTCATTTATCACTAACCGAGGAAATGTTGTTCCACCATACCTCTCATTAGCTGAATACATAAAATATTCTTCATTCTCGGTGGaaacaaaggagaagaagaaaccgtTCTGGTTCAGTTTCTCCAAGGAGAATCGACCCTTAAACCAGAGCCCACTTCCCCAGTACGTTTTTCCACGCCACAAGATGGTCAAACGGTTTGTAATATTAAGATCCATCCCAAAGACAAAAGATCCAGACGCAGGTAGATCATCACCTAGCCATGATGTTAGCTCCCATCTCTTCCCGGTCTTTACGTTGAAACCTATTTTCATCCCAGGAAGAAGTGTATCCGTCGGATAATCAAAACTTTGCCACAAAATCTGCTTCACCGATCCATCTGAAGCCATCTCTTGGAGCTGGAGGTTACCTGAGTCCAAGAGCTTCAGGGTTGTGTTTCCTGTGGCTTCTGTAGAGCTTAGCTCAAGAAGACTTGATGCTCCTGTTAAGATCTTCAATCTTCCGAGTGAGTCAACTGCGAGGCTTCCAGAGCGTCCTGGGAGTGGATTGTCACGGTTGGCTATCCAGACAGGTCTGTCCAGGGAAGCATCATAGTTGCTGTTGTCGTTAAGATACAAATTGTCGTACCAGATTCCAAGATAATAGTTCCTTGAATTCTTCATGTTGAAGAACTTGAGCCTGAAGATATTGAAAGCTGAAACTAGCTCCTGCCCATCTTTCAAGTACTGCCCCTGGAGCAGAGTATCTGTTTCACAGCATGATTGTCCTAACAATAGAGATATAGTAATGAAAGTGAGAAAGATTCTATTTGACCACCACATAGTTTCAAGAATTTGAGAGATGGATAATTTGGCAATAGATATCTCATAAACTGGTCTCATATGCAATGTAAGTTATTGACTGAGTTCAAAGTCTAGCTCACAAGTCCAAGTCCACGCCGGTGAAAGCCAAATTCGAAGTCCTTGTCTGTTGaaatattatgttattacaTGACAATAAGCTGTATAGTGGCTGTGATAAGTGATAACGTGCAATTTGAGTTTGACTCTTTCTTCTAAGTTTTTATACAAAAACCAGAAGCTCAATATTAAATACATGTGAGTAAGCTGCACGTTGATAAAGAAGACTGTTACTTATATTTGGTAGTTTGATCCTCTCGTATGTAATGTTTCTTTGGATGATTTTTTCAAGTTAACTTTCCAAATATCCATCTTGATAATTTAcctaattttatatatagttcGGTATCTATTTTGATAGTACCTTCCCATATGCTGCACTATGTAAATTAATGATTACAAGGACCAAAAAGTCCATGCTGGTGGGATCCAAATTTGTAAATCGTCCATTAAAATATTCAAGCTATAGAATCACTAAGATAAACAACAATACTCTGTATGCCAACCTACATCTGCCTAGTAACAATACCATGGTTAGCCATTAGATTCAAACATGTAATGATTATTACTTTATAAGAGAAATATTTTCATACTATGCTGTactattagtaaaatataatatgctTCATACTGCAGGATTAACAAAAGTTGTAGTaacaacaattttatttttattatctaatgaAAAGTACTAAACAAATCATTCATCACTCCCTTAAGACCAGATTAGACTTTGACATCAAACATAACCCACCATAACACAACCCCAAAAAACATCTGTGTTTCTACATCTCCACTCCATTCTACAAGTTCTATTCTCACATGCTCTGTTGGATCTATGCTCTGTTGGCTGAGATGAGTTCTGGTTTGGAGAGTGCAATGGAGAGCTTGAGTGTTCATGGTGACAGGATTCAAGGAACGGTTGAAGCTTGGGATCGTGTTGGAGTTGAAAAAGTTGTAATCTTTTTATGTTCTGTCTTATTGTATCGTTTTGTGTTTATGTGTTAATGCTCGtgcaaaatgattttttttcttttgtttaatccAAGCTTTGCAACATGATGTTAATTGTTATAACCAAAATCATATACATAGACTATTATTATTTGATCGCTTTTGTGATGCCTTGTTTTTTAGTTCTTTAAGAGTGTCTGTTTGAATCAACACAGAAGAACAAGATGATACGCTGCGATCACTTCATCTTTAGGTGTCCAATGGATTAAAGTTAAGACTAGTAAGAAGAACGAAGCATGCTAAAGATCAGATGCAATGCAAATTATTGATTCAGGTGAAGTTTAACTCACAAGTTCCAAGTCCATGTAGTGGGAGCCAAGTATAAAGTCTTTgtctattaaaataatagaagCTAAAGATGTTATTGCATGACAATTAAGCTTATATAGTGGCTGTAAGTGATGCTGACCAATTTGAGTGTGACTCTTTCTTGCTCAGTTTATAGAAAAAAACCCTGAAAATTAAATAACTGTGAGTGAGTAAGCTTTACGTTGATAAAGAAGACAACTAATTTGGTTCggttgaagttttttttttttttttggctcaacaACAATTTTCATTTACCAAACTATGATACCAAATTATGAATACAAAGGTTTTAATCTCCTTACATACAACAACGCTGAGATCTAGTATCTTCTATAAACACATAAAAATCATACAATACCTAATCGAGGCGACATTATATTTTTCACCACATCGAAAGATGCCTGTTCCAACTAGAAGATGGATAATTTGGCAACAAATATCTCACAACTTGTTCCAGAGAGGTAGTTCTCAAATGCACAATGTAAATTAATGATCACAACCATGCTGGTGGGATTCATATTTGTAGATCGTTGTCCATTCTAATATTCAAGATACATGAACATTCTATATGCCAACTTACACATACCATGGTTAGCCATTAGATTCAAACATCTAAAGATTTTTTACCCTATATTACTACTGTAAAAGAGAAATACTTTTATACTATGTTGTactatttgtaaaatataatattctaaACACTGCAGCGTTAGCAAGTTGtattaacaataataatagtatatttaCATGTTATTGAAGTATTTAACAAATCACTCATCACTTCCTAAAGACCAGATTAGATCCTTAACATCAAACATAACCACCAAAAACTCAATCCCAGAAAACATCTGTGTTCCCTAATCTCCTCTCTGTTCTTCATATTTTATTTCCAAATGCTCTAATGGAGCTATGCGGTTCAGGGATCAACAAACAACATCAAACGTGTTCGAAAACTTTTGGTTATGAACGGATCAAAGATCTTTCTGAAAATGTTTTCAGGTTGAAGAAGATCTCAAGATGGAGACTGATGTGGAGAAAGATAATGATGGggatgaagaacaagaagaaagatCAGGTTCTTGATCATTGTTTTCGATATGATCTTTTCACTTATTCACAAAACTTCGAGAATGATGGAACCATCGCATATCACGAAGATTCTGATGTTTCTTCTAAGTCGTTTTCAGCTcgatttgtttcttcttctaaagTTTTCAATGTAAGCTATGTTTGAGTTTCTTCATtgtaatcaattttggtttcaagtgtcaatatattttttataccacaCCAGCCTTCACCATTCCTGACGTTAAAGCGTTGTAAGCGTATACATCTGGACCGCTTTTCTTGGTTCTTATTCTCACTGAAGAGATCTAGTGCTTCACTGAGCTTCCCACATTTTCCCAAACTGTTTGATCATCACAGCTTATGCTCTTGAATTTACATTCCCAAGACTCTCCTTTAGTTCCTTAAACAACTCATTGGCTGCTTCGTATTCTTTTCGCCTTTTTAAGAGCGTTAATGAGACTGCAATACGCTGCAGGACAAAGTGGGAAGCTTTTCTCATCCATCTCCTCAAGCAGCCACAGATCTTTCTTCACTCTACTGGTTTTACATTAACCATCTATCATGATCGAATAAGTGTACTCACTAGGGGGGGGAAACACCATATTCCTccatcttatcaaaccaagaacGAGACCGTTGTTTCCCACTCAAACAGAGCTTTATTAATAACAGTCTGGTAAAGTACATCTCCACATTCCCCATCTCGTTGAAGACAATATTCATCAACTCCTCCACTCTACCCACTTTGCTTTAAAAACCATAAACAATGGGAGTGTCGAGAAggcgtgagagagagagagtgagataACGTGTAGATTTACATGTTTGCTTAAGTATCCGAGTGAGGTGAGACGCTTCGCTTCAcgaaaatagagagagagagagcagataTATAAACACCTTCAGTTAGCTAGCAAAAGTTCGAACCAAATGATAACTTGAACCGAAACGTAGTACATGATTTGGAAAGATTTCAGTAAGATTTTCAATAGCCAACCAAACGAGAACCGACAGGCTGGGTTCGGTTAACCCAAAATCAATTTCAATAGCAGTCGATTTTCCAGTGCAGTGTTTAACAGTCTCTCAATACTCATCTGAGTAGGCCTTGGGCTAGAGGTGTCAACTGGGCCCATATCTATTCATGTTTAGGCCCAAGTTTTAATAAATAGATGAAGAGTCGGGACAAGAGGAAGGAAGGATAGGGATTTGGAAAGTTGATTCGATCAACAATAGCGGGGGCGACGACGATGAT
It encodes the following:
- the LOC130501340 gene encoding G-type lectin S-receptor-like serine/threonine-protein kinase CES101; this encodes MWWSNRIFLTFITISLLLGQSCCETDTLLQGQYLKDGQELVSAFNIFRLKFFNMKNSRNYYLGIWYDNLYLNDNSNYDASLDRPVWIANRDNPLPGRSGSLAVDSLGRLKILTGASSLLELSSTEATGNTTLKLLDSGNLQLQEMASDGSVKQILWQSFDYPTDTLLPGMKIGFNVKTGKRWELTSWLGDDLPASGSFVFGMDLNITNRLTILWRGKTYWGSGLWFKGRFSLEKLNQNGFFFSFVSTENEEYFMYSANERYGGTTFPRLVINEEGTLQFNWINGSLDHVKCSPFVFGEDYLEVGCYRKHSSVCLRASYVFLEPVSEFWDCLQSSSSYYFTEMTSRKRFCSSFGYTFRDAISSVSGNGFVLNETGGKLSSYDCYVKCLQNCSCIAYASTRMDGTGCQIWSTNPTIDGNMTSSHSPVTIHIRVKGVKRVQEMEKAATWLVVVVSVFLLIPVTWFIIFLVLRKFKIKLTVLFRSMFNFLWRKVIPQITGYIRSSLQTVRVGSTIDQEMLLRELGIDRRGRHRRSARKNDNELQIFSFESVALATDYFSDANKLGEGGFGPVYKGRLIHWEEVAIKRLSIASGQGLVEFKNEAMLIAKLQHTNLVKLIGCCIEKDEKMLIYEYMPNKSLDYFLFDPLRKNVLDWTLRFRIMEGIIQGLLYLHKYSRLKVIHRDIKASNILLDEDMNPKISDFGMARIFGAQESRANTRRVAGTFGYMSPEYFREGLFSAKSDVFSFGVLMLEIICGRKNNSFHHDSEGPLNLIVHAWNLFKENRISEVIDQSLGDSALDSPQVLRCVQVALLCVQETAEDRPSMLDVVSMIYGNNALSLPKEPAFYDGPRKTSPEMEIEVPEPGNGSDNRVTITVMEAR